A genomic stretch from Flavobacterium humidisoli includes:
- a CDS encoding DNA-3-methyladenine glycosylase family protein, producing the protein MQEAIDFLSSKNPIFLEIIEKYGLPPIPKRPPGFETLVLLILEQQVSIDSAKATFLKIKAYKTCNPENMAVLSDEEYRNLGVSRQKTKYIKILAEAVLNKDLDIEGLASKSAIQVREELIKLKGIGNWTIDIYLMFCLEEPDLIPLDDIAVINTIKELLNIHDRQEMEIHAEQWSPYRSYATYLLWHYYLKKRNRTISY; encoded by the coding sequence ATGCAAGAAGCCATTGATTTTCTTTCCTCTAAAAATCCAATATTTCTTGAAATCATAGAAAAATACGGATTGCCTCCAATTCCAAAACGTCCTCCAGGTTTTGAAACTTTGGTCTTGCTTATACTAGAACAGCAAGTTTCTATCGATTCGGCGAAAGCCACATTTTTAAAAATCAAAGCTTACAAAACTTGCAATCCTGAAAACATGGCGGTTTTGTCTGATGAAGAATATCGAAATTTGGGAGTAAGCCGTCAGAAAACAAAATACATCAAAATCTTAGCAGAAGCAGTTTTAAATAAGGATTTGGATATTGAAGGTCTAGCATCAAAATCGGCAATACAAGTCCGCGAAGAACTAATTAAATTAAAAGGAATCGGCAATTGGACAATCGATATTTATTTAATGTTTTGTCTGGAAGAGCCCGATTTGATTCCGCTTGATGATATTGCAGTAATCAATACCATCAAAGAATTACTTAATATTCATGATAGACAAGAAATGGAAATCCATGCAGAACAATGGAGTCCGTATCGATCTTATGCTACTTATTTACTTTGGCATTATTACCTGAAAAAAAGAAATAGAACAATTAGTTATTAA
- a CDS encoding inorganic diphosphatase — MTADKLTTFDVLIEIPRGSRNKYEYDFEIKRMRFDRMLFSSMMYPADYGFIPETLALDGDPLDVLVLVNEPTFPGCVMEVKPIGVFHMADDKGPDEKIICVPVSDPIWNSLNDLSDINPHLVKEIEHFFQVYKDLENKKVDVEGWGDVKEAYDIIAECTKRFDDIENKPAGLFSIK, encoded by the coding sequence ATGACCGCAGACAAATTAACGACTTTCGATGTATTAATCGAAATACCAAGAGGAAGCAGAAATAAATATGAGTACGATTTTGAAATCAAAAGAATGCGTTTTGACAGAATGTTATTCTCTTCAATGATGTACCCAGCAGATTACGGATTTATTCCAGAAACTTTAGCTTTAGACGGTGATCCTCTTGACGTATTAGTTTTGGTAAACGAACCAACTTTCCCTGGATGTGTTATGGAAGTTAAGCCAATCGGTGTGTTCCACATGGCAGATGATAAAGGACCAGACGAGAAAATTATTTGTGTACCAGTTTCAGATCCAATTTGGAATTCATTAAATGATCTTTCTGATATCAACCCACACTTAGTAAAAGAAATCGAGCACTTTTTCCAAGTTTACAAAGATCTTGAGAACAAAAAAGTAGATGTAGAAGGTTGGGGAGACGTAAAAGAAGCTTACGACATTATCGCTGAGTGTACAAAACGTTTTGATGACATTGAAAATAAACCGGCTGGATTATTTAGTATTAAATAA
- a CDS encoding sodium-translocating pyrophosphatase, with protein MNAFMIYLPIIMAVLGLLFMGIKRTWVLKQDAGDGKMKEISDYIYEGALAFLKAEYKLLTIFVIIASLALAGITFIPGVKTHLLIVIAFIFGALFSAYAGNIGMKIATKTNVRTTQAARTSLPQALKVSFGGGTVMGLGVAGLAVLGLTSFFIIFFHLFSDGVWKDTDTMTVVLETLAGFSLGAESIALFARVGGGIYTKAADVGADLVGKVEAGIPEDDPRNPATIADNVGDNVGDVAGMGADLFGSYVATVLAAMVLGNYVIKDMGGSINDAFGGIGPILLPMAIAGFGIIFSIIGTLLVKISDDNAKEAQVQKALNIGNWVSIVLTAVACFFLVQHMLPETMQMSFFGEGSKAISSMRVFYATLVGLVVGGAISSVTEYYTGLGTKPVLAIVQKSSTGAGTNVIAGLATGMISTFPTVLLFAVAIWISYALAGFYGVALAASAMMATTAMQLAIDAFGPISDNAGGIAEMSELPKEVRTRTDILDSVGNTTAATGKGFAIASAALTSLALFAAYVTFTGIDGINIFKAPVLAMLFVGGMIPVVFSALAMNSVGKAAMDMVYEVRRQFKEIPGIMEGTGKPEYGKCVEISTKAALREMMLPGILTIGFPILIVLLGKLVYSDNNQLIAEMLGGYMAGVTVSGVLWAVFQNNAGGAWDNAKKSFEAGVMINGEMTYKGSDAHKAAVTGDTVGDPFKDTSGPSMNILIKLTCLIGLVIAPILGEGHSSSDIAGKASCCAKTEMHSGVSKCGDMSGMTKEECIKMCKEKGCSEEETAKCLAHFDSKGKYSHTESQSVRVEVKNINGKTTGTVTKTENGKTTTEVFEGTEEEVLAKVEAAK; from the coding sequence ATGAATGCATTTATGATTTACCTGCCCATTATAATGGCAGTTTTAGGATTACTTTTCATGGGAATAAAAAGGACTTGGGTTTTAAAACAAGATGCTGGAGACGGTAAGATGAAAGAGATTTCAGATTACATCTACGAAGGAGCCTTAGCCTTTCTAAAAGCCGAATATAAATTATTAACCATCTTTGTAATTATCGCCAGTTTAGCTTTGGCAGGAATTACTTTTATTCCAGGAGTAAAAACACATTTATTAATCGTAATAGCATTTATTTTTGGTGCTTTATTTTCAGCTTATGCTGGAAATATCGGAATGAAAATAGCAACTAAAACAAACGTTAGAACTACTCAAGCAGCTCGTACAAGTTTGCCACAGGCTTTAAAAGTTTCTTTTGGCGGTGGAACTGTCATGGGACTTGGCGTTGCGGGTTTAGCTGTTTTGGGCTTAACATCCTTTTTTATCATTTTCTTTCATTTATTCTCTGATGGAGTTTGGAAAGATACAGATACCATGACAGTTGTCTTGGAAACTTTAGCGGGATTTTCATTAGGAGCAGAATCAATTGCTTTATTCGCCAGAGTTGGAGGAGGAATCTATACTAAAGCAGCCGATGTTGGAGCCGATTTAGTGGGTAAAGTTGAAGCTGGAATTCCAGAAGATGATCCTCGTAATCCTGCTACAATTGCAGATAACGTAGGAGATAACGTGGGAGACGTTGCAGGTATGGGAGCCGATTTATTTGGGTCGTATGTAGCAACAGTTCTTGCCGCAATGGTACTAGGAAATTATGTTATAAAAGATATGGGCGGAAGTATTAATGATGCTTTCGGTGGAATCGGCCCAATTTTGCTTCCAATGGCAATTGCTGGTTTTGGGATTATATTTTCTATTATAGGAACACTTTTAGTGAAAATTTCAGATGATAATGCAAAAGAAGCACAAGTTCAAAAAGCCTTAAATATAGGAAACTGGGTTTCTATTGTTTTAACAGCCGTAGCTTGTTTCTTCTTGGTACAGCATATGCTTCCAGAAACGATGCAGATGAGTTTCTTTGGAGAAGGATCAAAAGCTATTTCGTCAATGCGTGTTTTCTACGCTACATTAGTTGGATTAGTTGTTGGTGGAGCGATTTCATCAGTAACAGAATATTATACAGGGTTAGGAACAAAACCAGTTTTGGCAATTGTTCAAAAATCATCTACAGGAGCAGGAACAAACGTAATTGCTGGTTTAGCAACAGGTATGATTTCGACTTTTCCAACGGTATTATTGTTTGCTGTGGCAATTTGGATTTCTTATGCTTTAGCAGGATTTTATGGAGTAGCTTTAGCGGCTTCAGCCATGATGGCAACAACTGCTATGCAATTAGCAATTGATGCTTTCGGACCTATCTCAGATAATGCTGGAGGAATTGCTGAAATGAGCGAACTGCCAAAAGAAGTTCGTACTAGAACCGATATTTTAGACTCAGTTGGAAATACAACAGCAGCGACAGGAAAAGGATTTGCAATTGCTTCTGCAGCCTTAACTTCATTGGCATTATTTGCAGCATACGTAACTTTTACAGGAATTGACGGAATCAACATCTTTAAAGCGCCAGTTTTGGCCATGTTATTTGTTGGAGGAATGATTCCAGTGGTTTTCTCCGCTTTGGCAATGAATTCTGTTGGAAAAGCGGCAATGGATATGGTGTACGAAGTTCGCCGCCAGTTCAAAGAAATTCCTGGAATTATGGAAGGAACAGGAAAACCAGAATACGGAAAATGTGTTGAGATCTCTACCAAAGCGGCTTTACGAGAAATGATGCTTCCAGGGATTTTAACGATTGGTTTCCCAATTTTAATTGTTCTTTTAGGAAAATTAGTTTACTCAGACAACAATCAGTTAATTGCTGAAATGTTAGGAGGATATATGGCTGGAGTTACGGTTTCTGGAGTGCTTTGGGCAGTTTTTCAAAACAATGCTGGAGGTGCTTGGGACAATGCGAAAAAATCTTTTGAAGCAGGAGTTATGATTAACGGAGAAATGACTTATAAAGGCTCTGATGCACATAAAGCTGCAGTAACTGGAGATACAGTTGGCGATCCGTTTAAAGATACTTCTGGACCTTCTATGAATATCTTAATTAAATTAACTTGTTTGATTGGATTGGTAATCGCTCCAATTTTAGGAGAAGGACATTCTTCATCAGATATTGCAGGAAAAGCTTCTTGCTGTGCTAAAACAGAAATGCATTCTGGAGTTTCTAAATGCGGTGATATGTCGGGAATGACAAAAGAAGAATGTATTAAAATGTGTAAAGAAAAAGGCTGTTCTGAAGAAGAAACAGCAAAATGTTTAGCTCATTTTGATTCAAAAGGAAAATACTCTCATACAGAGAGTCAATCAGTTCGCGTAGAGGTTAAAAACATAAACGGAAAAACGACTGGAACTGTTACTAAAACAGAAAATGGCAAAACAACAACCGAAGTTTTTGAAGGAACTGAAGAAGAAGTTTTGGCAAAAGTTGAAGCTGCAAAATAA
- a CDS encoding deoxynucleoside kinase, with product MHIAIAGNIGAGKTTLTKLLAKHFKWEPHYEDVVDNPYLDDFYHQMERWSFNLQIYFLNSRFRQVQQIRESGKRIIQDRTIYEDAHIFAPNLYAMGLMTSRDFENYTSLFELMESLVKAPDLLIYLRSSIPNLVGQIHKRGREYENSISIDYLSRLNERYEAWIQTYTKGKLLIIDVDNINFVDNPEDLGDIINRIDAELNGLF from the coding sequence ATGCACATAGCAATAGCAGGAAACATAGGCGCAGGAAAAACCACTCTGACCAAATTATTGGCGAAACACTTCAAATGGGAACCTCATTATGAAGATGTAGTTGATAATCCGTACTTGGATGATTTCTACCATCAAATGGAGCGCTGGTCATTTAATCTTCAGATTTATTTCCTTAATAGCCGTTTCCGTCAAGTGCAGCAAATTCGCGAAAGCGGAAAAAGAATCATTCAAGACAGAACGATTTACGAAGATGCTCATATCTTTGCTCCTAACTTATACGCGATGGGCTTAATGACGAGTCGTGATTTTGAAAATTACACTTCGTTATTTGAATTAATGGAATCTTTGGTTAAAGCACCAGATTTATTGATTTATTTAAGAAGTTCTATTCCTAATTTAGTAGGACAAATTCATAAACGCGGACGCGAATATGAAAACTCTATTTCGATCGATTATTTAAGCCGTTTGAACGAAAGATACGAAGCTTGGATTCAGACTTACACTAAAGGAAAACTCTTGATTATTGATGTGGATAATATCAATTTTGTTGACAATCCTGAAGATTTGGGTGATATCATTAATAGAATTGATGCGGAATTGAACGGATTGTTTTAA
- a CDS encoding GLPGLI family protein → MKKIFFYMTVLLVSVQIQAQKDFQGMAVYESKTQAPKFEGMRGNRDITPEMQKNMEERMKKMLEKTFILNFDKTASIYKEEEKLETPGQQGGFRMMFGSLTGGGGTFYKDVKTKTYTVDKEFMGKEFLVVDSLPKLEWKLEQETKQIGGYNCFKATAVKQASKTDFRNFRPKKDEDKKEEAKKTSGDTKTNFADNFEIPKEIVVTAWYTPEIPINQGPENYWGLPGLILEINDGTTTILCSKIVLNTKDKVEIKPSKKGKVISQKEYDETVIKKMEEFREMNRGRAGGPPPPMGR, encoded by the coding sequence ATGAAAAAGATATTTTTTTATATGACTGTACTGCTTGTTTCTGTACAAATTCAAGCGCAAAAAGATTTTCAAGGAATGGCTGTTTACGAGTCAAAAACACAAGCGCCAAAGTTTGAGGGAATGCGCGGGAATAGAGATATTACCCCAGAAATGCAGAAAAACATGGAAGAGCGTATGAAAAAAATGCTCGAAAAAACATTCATTTTAAACTTCGATAAAACAGCGTCTATTTACAAAGAAGAAGAAAAACTAGAAACACCTGGTCAGCAGGGCGGTTTTCGCATGATGTTCGGTTCGCTTACTGGTGGAGGTGGCACTTTCTACAAAGATGTAAAAACAAAAACGTATACGGTCGATAAAGAGTTTATGGGTAAAGAGTTTTTGGTTGTGGACTCCCTTCCAAAATTAGAATGGAAATTGGAGCAGGAAACCAAACAAATTGGTGGTTACAATTGCTTCAAAGCGACAGCCGTAAAACAAGCCAGCAAAACCGATTTTAGAAACTTCAGGCCTAAAAAGGATGAAGATAAAAAAGAGGAGGCTAAAAAGACTTCAGGAGATACCAAAACGAATTTTGCTGATAATTTTGAAATCCCAAAAGAAATTGTTGTTACGGCGTGGTATACACCAGAAATTCCGATCAATCAAGGACCAGAAAATTACTGGGGACTTCCTGGTTTAATTTTAGAAATCAACGATGGAACTACTACGATTTTATGTTCTAAAATTGTTTTAAACACAAAAGATAAAGTGGAAATAAAACCTTCTAAAAAAGGAAAAGTAATTTCTCAGAAAGAATACGACGAAACAGTAATTAAAAAAATGGAAGAATTTAGGGAGATGAACCGAGGCAGAGCAGGCGGACCTCCTCCTCCAATGGGAAGATAA
- a CDS encoding TonB-dependent receptor, translated as MNKTIFLFALLFTSLSFSQSVRFDGLIQDEQKNPLEMANIMAINNGTKAMDSYGITNDKGKFQLTLKPNSAYTIKISYLGMKSKEIAVVTKAENVTQTIVMDGAGIELEGVEIVREMPVSIKGDTIVYNADSFKSGTEKKLEDVLKKLPGVEVNADGEIEVEGKKVSKLMVEGKDFFDGDTKLGVKNIPADAIDKVQVLRNYNEVSQLKGLENDQENVAMNIKLKEGKKNFWFGDVTAGIGVAELDSRYIINPKLFYYSPKYSINLITNFNNIGELPLTAQDYFKFTGGFKNMMKKGGSSFNVSSNDLGISLLRNNRAKEIETKFGATNFAYSINKAWNLSGFGILSTSKTDLETKSQTTILDSGDQQKRDEMTHQKNNLGLFKLSSTYKPNDKFQFDYDILTKLSKQNEDTDLLRESVVDNVSAVETILTEKKQDPTSINQNLSLYYTQSSKNIFAFEMQHLYQDENPFYNANLRSQPFDLSGYITGQNRNDLNQDRFVKTNKLDAKLDYYYMVTPKSNFNITVGNTYSYQNFNSHIFQMLDNGDKNDLNDPENNNDVDYRFNDAFLGFHYKMLTGKFTFTPGVSLHTYQMTNGQLGSDYSQSFTKVLPDFFALYQIKKSETLTYNFSLTNDFTDINQLASGYVLSDYSSLFRGNRFLENATSQVHSLRYFKYNMFNFENIFANATYTRKVDAIKTKANFDGINQSSVPYNSNLADETFSGMGTYGRSFLKNYKASASASLNWSKFNNIQNEKLATTESFVQSYTVKASTNYKKLPNIEFGYNLLVNKYSGSTFYTDKPFARLDYYFLDSFSFVSEYEFYHYYNGDKTVDNEYDFLSASLVYQKKNSKWEYKISAANLLNTTYLNDDSFSQFSTRVSQYTVQPRYIIFSMKYNL; from the coding sequence ATGAATAAGACCATTTTTTTATTTGCCTTACTTTTTACTTCTCTTTCCTTTTCGCAAAGTGTTCGTTTTGATGGTTTGATTCAGGACGAACAAAAAAATCCGTTAGAAATGGCTAATATCATGGCGATTAACAATGGCACCAAGGCAATGGATTCATACGGAATCACCAATGATAAAGGAAAGTTCCAGCTCACTTTAAAACCTAATTCGGCTTACACTATTAAAATAAGTTATTTGGGAATGAAATCTAAGGAAATTGCTGTAGTTACCAAGGCTGAGAACGTGACTCAAACTATTGTTATGGATGGTGCGGGAATCGAATTGGAAGGTGTAGAAATTGTTCGAGAAATGCCTGTTTCTATAAAAGGCGATACAATTGTTTACAATGCAGATTCTTTTAAATCGGGAACAGAAAAAAAGCTTGAAGATGTTCTGAAGAAATTGCCAGGAGTTGAGGTAAATGCCGATGGCGAAATCGAAGTGGAAGGAAAAAAAGTCAGTAAATTGATGGTTGAAGGAAAAGATTTTTTTGACGGAGATACCAAATTAGGCGTTAAAAATATTCCAGCCGATGCTATTGATAAAGTGCAGGTTTTAAGAAATTATAATGAAGTCAGCCAATTAAAAGGTTTAGAAAATGATCAGGAAAATGTTGCAATGAATATCAAATTAAAAGAAGGAAAAAAGAACTTTTGGTTTGGAGATGTGACTGCTGGAATTGGAGTGGCAGAATTGGATAGTCGGTATATTATTAATCCGAAATTATTCTATTACAGTCCAAAATACAGTATTAATCTAATCACCAATTTTAATAATATAGGAGAATTGCCACTTACTGCACAAGATTATTTTAAGTTCACAGGCGGATTTAAAAATATGATGAAAAAAGGCGGAAGCAGTTTTAATGTTTCTTCAAATGATTTAGGGATTTCGTTGCTTCGAAATAATCGCGCTAAAGAAATCGAAACCAAATTTGGAGCAACAAACTTCGCTTATTCTATAAATAAAGCTTGGAACTTAAGTGGTTTTGGAATTCTTTCGACTTCAAAAACAGATTTAGAAACTAAATCTCAAACCACGATTCTAGATTCTGGAGATCAGCAGAAACGTGATGAAATGACGCATCAAAAGAATAATTTGGGGCTTTTTAAACTGAGCTCGACTTACAAGCCAAACGATAAATTTCAGTTTGATTATGATATCTTGACCAAATTGTCAAAGCAGAATGAAGATACAGATTTGCTTCGTGAATCGGTTGTCGATAATGTTTCGGCGGTTGAGACCATTTTAACTGAAAAAAAACAAGATCCAACTTCTATCAATCAGAATTTGAGTTTGTATTATACGCAAAGCAGTAAAAATATTTTTGCTTTTGAAATGCAACATTTGTATCAAGACGAAAATCCATTTTATAATGCCAACTTAAGATCGCAACCTTTTGATTTATCAGGATATATTACAGGACAAAATCGAAATGATTTGAATCAAGATCGTTTTGTCAAAACCAATAAACTCGATGCCAAATTGGATTACTATTATATGGTAACGCCAAAAAGCAATTTTAATATTACGGTAGGAAATACCTATTCGTATCAAAACTTCAATTCTCACATTTTCCAAATGCTAGATAATGGAGATAAAAATGACTTAAATGATCCTGAAAACAATAATGATGTCGATTATCGTTTTAATGATGCTTTTTTAGGTTTTCATTATAAAATGCTAACAGGGAAATTTACATTTACGCCAGGTGTTAGTTTGCATACCTATCAGATGACAAATGGACAATTGGGAAGCGATTATTCTCAAAGCTTTACTAAAGTTTTGCCTGATTTTTTTGCCTTATATCAAATCAAAAAATCGGAAACGCTTACCTATAATTTCTCTTTGACAAACGATTTTACCGATATTAATCAATTAGCTTCGGGTTATGTTCTGTCAGATTACAGCAGTCTTTTTCGCGGAAATCGTTTCTTAGAAAATGCGACTTCGCAAGTGCATTCTCTTCGTTATTTTAAATATAATATGTTCAATTTTGAGAATATTTTTGCCAATGCAACCTATACAAGAAAAGTTGATGCCATTAAGACAAAAGCCAATTTTGACGGAATTAACCAATCTTCAGTTCCATACAATTCTAATTTGGCAGACGAAACTTTTTCTGGAATGGGAACTTATGGGCGTTCTTTCCTCAAAAACTATAAAGCATCTGCAAGTGCAAGTCTTAACTGGTCAAAATTCAACAATATTCAAAATGAAAAATTAGCAACGACCGAGAGTTTTGTGCAAAGCTATACTGTTAAAGCTTCAACAAATTATAAAAAGCTTCCAAATATAGAATTTGGTTATAATCTTTTGGTTAACAAATACAGTGGTTCAACTTTTTATACTGACAAACCATTTGCAAGATTGGACTATTATTTCTTGGATAGTTTTTCTTTTGTTTCTGAATACGAATTTTATCATTACTATAATGGAGATAAAACGGTCGATAATGAATATGATTTCTTAAGCGCGAGTTTGGTTTATCAAAAAAAGAATAGCAAATGGGAATATAAAATTTCGGCAGCTAATTTATTAAATACGACTTATCTTAATGACGATAGCTTTTCTCAGTTCTCTACACGAGTTTCTCAATATACGGTTCAGCCGCGTTACATCATATTTTCTATGAAATATAATTTGTAG
- the metK gene encoding methionine adenosyltransferase: MAYLFTSESVSEGHPDKVADQISDALIDNFLAFDADSKVACETLVTTGQVILAGEVKSNTYLDVQQIAREVIRKIGYTKSEYMFEANSCGILSAIHEQSADINQGVDRAKPEEQGAGDQGMMFGYATNETENFMPLALDLSHKLLQELAILRRENKEITYLRPDAKSQVTLEYSDDNKPTRIDAIVISTQHDDFDEEATMLAKIKKDIIEILIPRIIAKNPEHAHLFNDKINYHINPTGKFVIGGPHGDTGLTGRKIIVDTYGGKGAHGGGAFSGKDPSKVDRSAAYATRHIAKNLVAAGVADEILVQVSYAIGVAEPMGIFIETYGTSKVNLTNGEIAKKVEAIFDMRPYFIEQRLKLRNPIYSETAAYGHMGRKPETVTKTFSAPGGNEKTVTVELFTWEKLDFVDQVKAAFGL; the protein is encoded by the coding sequence ATGGCTTATTTATTTACGTCAGAATCTGTTAGTGAAGGGCATCCAGACAAAGTTGCAGATCAAATTTCGGATGCATTAATCGATAACTTTTTGGCATTTGATGCTGATTCTAAAGTAGCATGTGAAACTTTAGTTACTACAGGTCAGGTTATTTTAGCAGGTGAAGTAAAGTCAAATACTTATCTTGATGTTCAGCAAATCGCTCGCGAAGTAATCCGTAAAATTGGATATACTAAAAGTGAGTATATGTTTGAAGCGAATTCTTGTGGAATTCTTTCAGCTATTCATGAGCAATCTGCAGATATTAACCAAGGTGTTGACAGAGCTAAGCCAGAAGAGCAAGGTGCAGGTGACCAAGGAATGATGTTTGGTTACGCTACAAACGAAACTGAAAACTTCATGCCATTGGCATTAGATTTATCTCATAAATTATTACAAGAGTTAGCTATTTTAAGACGCGAAAACAAAGAAATCACGTATTTACGTCCAGATGCTAAATCTCAAGTAACTTTAGAATATAGCGACGATAACAAACCAACTCGTATTGATGCGATTGTTATCTCAACTCAACATGATGATTTTGATGAAGAAGCTACAATGTTGGCTAAAATCAAAAAAGATATTATCGAAATCTTGATTCCAAGAATTATCGCTAAAAACCCAGAACACGCTCACTTATTTAATGATAAAATCAACTACCATATTAACCCAACAGGAAAATTCGTTATCGGAGGACCTCACGGAGATACTGGTTTAACAGGAAGAAAAATCATTGTTGATACTTACGGTGGAAAAGGTGCTCACGGTGGTGGTGCATTCTCTGGAAAAGATCCAAGTAAAGTAGACAGAAGTGCTGCTTATGCAACTCGTCATATCGCTAAAAACTTAGTTGCTGCCGGTGTTGCTGACGAAATCTTAGTTCAGGTTTCTTACGCAATTGGAGTTGCTGAGCCAATGGGAATTTTCATTGAAACTTACGGAACTTCAAAAGTAAACTTAACTAACGGTGAAATCGCTAAAAAAGTAGAAGCTATATTTGATATGCGTCCTTACTTTATCGAGCAACGCTTAAAATTAAGAAACCCAATCTATAGCGAAACTGCTGCTTACGGACACATGGGACGTAAACCAGAAACGGTTACTAAAACTTTCTCTGCTCCAGGCGGAAATGAAAAAACAGTTACTGTTGAATTGTTTACTTGGGAAAAACTTGATTTTGTTGACCAAGTAAAAGCTGCTTTTGGATTGTAA